The Megalops cyprinoides isolate fMegCyp1 chromosome 25, fMegCyp1.pri, whole genome shotgun sequence nucleotide sequence GCAGCAAAACTTCAagctttacatttaaatttagcCATCATTTGAAGTTTGTCTCATTCGCTCCACTCAAGGCTTTGGTCGTTTTAGTGCCTTCTGAATACTTCCCCATAAACCCGGGTCAGACTAAATAATGATGGGAAGCAACAGACATTGTTAATTTGGTCCCCAACACTGTGACAAATACAATACAACGCGCACAAGAGGTTTCTCTTCCGTTATTCGTTGTATAACCGCGTTAACAATAACATTGCTTATGTGGCACTATGCGCGCCACAGACTTTTAGCGCTACTAAAGCATTAGACTCCCTGCAATACAATCCTTATAAGGTGAGTATTGAATTTCAATATGCTTTTTGTTCATATTGCAAACGTGCAGTTTCGGTTTTCTGCCAGGTGATGGCGGTGATACCTATGTGCCGTTTTCACTCCGTGCGTGACGCGTCAGTGAATCGGAACCCAAGAGAGCGCGCGCAGCACTGTAATGCAGCTGTAGAGGCGGAGGAAAGATGCATCAACCACATTTTACGCATCAcaggaaacattaaaataaaaataccgCATCTGTAATGACATAGTACAATGGAGCCAGTGCTTCATATGGCAAATCTTTTCGCTTTTAAATGGACTATTTGTGGCCGTTTAGTTTTTTTTCGCTCTCCCTTCAGTGGGAAAAAGAACAGGACGCAGCGTTTGTTTGAAGTGGAATGTATATTTAAGAAGTATGAAAATAGCTCTCATGTCAAATAAGAACCAAGCAATACTGTTGTACAGCATATGggtaaaaaaaagtcacaacaGTTACTGCgtaaatgaaatgacaacaCTGCTTGATGTGAACCTGTCAGGCGGTGCACCAGCCGCAGCAGCTGTAGTTGACCGGCCAAGCGCGCGCCTTGCACTGGAAATGACCGACACTGATGCAGCGCCGACGCAGCACATCTTGCATGAAGAGGCAAGTTATTTGTACTGTtactgataaacacacacatctagCGAAACTACCAGACACAAATCAGATCAGGGTTTGCATGGATCTAGCATCTGCGAAAAGGTTCCAATGACAAAAACGAcagtaatttaattattaaatggCATTTTAACAAGAACATAAGTAGCTACGGGCTTTGGGGTCTTTGGTTCACTTCAATGAGAAAACAGGTAGCTTCATGTTAAACGCCAAAAAAGTTCCCACAAAAAGAACTGTGACAAGGAGAGGGAATATGTATTTCCTTCAGACGAAAAAGCTTTCCTATACCTATTGGTTTGTGCCAAATAGCGATTAGCGAAAGCACATAACGTATTATAAAAATGTGAGTTGTACAGCGATATCCTCCCTATGTCTGTACTGgaatcacattttgttttacacaacCAACAACGATCTCACATTCATTAATGTCAAATTTAAGAAACATACCGCTATATACAaccaataaataaaagaaataccACAGGGCAACAAGTTATAATACATCGATTTTCTTCCTTGCTGAGAGCATTTTGATCTGGATTTTGTTCGTGGCAAAGtctacaaagacacacagtCTTCTTGGACGTGAATGATGTTCACAGGATCATCAAGATATCGAAGCGTTTCTGTGACGTGACATCCTTTCGTTAGCTCGGAAAGGGGGGTTCCAGAACCACGGAGTCTTTGATCCGTCCGTCAAGTGTCCAGTTTACCTGTGGATACAGTAAATTCAGCGGATTCAGATGACGCAGTAGTTACATGCTTCCATGTATTTACAATGCTTCCATGCATTGGTCCTATAATTGCCTGTGGTTTGGAGTTATTGGATTAACCCATACCTTCAGGTCTACGCAATACCGTGCTAGTGTAATACATCCACTGCGAAGAGaagtttttaattttgcagATGCAGGTGGTTTGAAGTTAATTATGACGTGTATCTTACTCATGGACCAAACTCACACAAAGTGAAGGGGACAGATTATCCTATATATGTGACAAGATcgaaatttaatttcagaatgtCACTTGGTTTTGAAATCAGTGTATTATAACACtgttacattaatatttacGTCTTGACGTAAATTTCTTCACATCTAATTTGCTACACTGAGTATTGAGTGATTTAAAAGACTTTCTTCAAATTTCAAAGTTAAAAATTGTCCTTGTCAAAGAGGTTTAGATTGCTATCTGCAGTCCCATGAACAGTAGACATCCCTTATGAAAAACTTTTAACAGGCACGCTGAAATCATATTCTACAACATAAATCAACTGTAAAATTTTAAGCATTCAATATTTTCGTCATATTTTACCTTCACGTTTTATTGTGACTCTTCCATAAGAGATTACTGGAAAGGACAAGTAGATTGTACCTATTTCGTAAGTTTTAACGTTGCGCGTACTATAACAATCAGTGTATTAACATTATATATCAAGGGTTTGTGGACGGGGATTTTTCAAAATGCGATTCGGAACGCTAGCATGTAAACCTCTAATAAATATTCACCATTCAAGCGATCGGCTGTTTCAACTATTTCTGGTCTGCAGTCAGAAAGGCACCTCTAACCGCTGGCTTACCGCAGGTGTGGAGCGTCCAGCCGCGCTTCACGCCACATTTTGCGCGTTCCTGATCATTTTGTGTCCCGGGAGCTGCACCACgaggagctgctgtttctgtctcGTGGACTTCACCGCGAGGATAGCCTGCCTGTTCTTATACTGGACCATCTGCAAAGTTATCTCGGCGTTCCAGCCCTCGTCCTGTGGGCACCTGAAATCAATCTCCTTGCCTTCCGACATGACCACCGTGAAGTAGACGTACTTGCCCTTCCTCTCGACGCAGTCCACGGTCTTCATGCTGGCGAAATGGAGTTCTTTCACTTTACCGAGCTCGCCGGcatgctggtggtggtggtggtggtggtgatgatggtgatgctggTGCAGATGGTCGTGCTGTTTCGGGGGGTGAAGCAGGAGCCCTTCTTCGGTGAGAACgcaatgtttctttttccataGCTGCAGCAAGCCGTCGCTCCGCTTCTCCAGAAGTCCCTCTTTTAGCACCTTGACGCCGCTCTCCAGCATCCTGACAAAACGTCCGATCTCTCGTGGCAATTTAGAGAAAATACCGTGGCTTCTAAAAACGAGAGGGGAACGCACGCATCGGCGCCTGATGTTGGCtatatgtaaaaatgtcttCCGCCTCCAGCAGGGATCCCGTCTGCAGCTGGGAGAGAAACTGACTGATTCTCTCATCCAGTGTGACGGGGGTTTTCCTCCAGCTACTCTTGCGCACCGCCCCCTGAATGACATCCAGCAGGGAGAGGACTCGGATTGCAGTCTTCGTAGCTAACACGTACGAAGTGTCAATGTCAAACGAGAGACGATATCCCATTTGAAATCAAAACTCACTTCCAATATAGCAGTGAGCGCACAAATCCCCTTTCTCCACGTATGACGGACCGGGACATTCTGTAGGAAGACTCTGTACCATCTATATAAATTGTGCAATTTATGGCATTAATATTTTAACTATACAGAAGTAAGGTAGCGTCAGATGTGTCAAAGCtaaacatttcaacacatttaaatgaaaacgtaCGAAGGAAACAAATGTTCAACGATTTTCaacaactatatatatatatatatatatattttaaaaacgGTGTAGCACCACAACACCAACAATAAGAGAGTGTCGTATTTGCATTTCgataacatcaacatttaaaGTCGCCAATAAACGGCCTTACCGTACGCGATACATTGCCATCATTTCTATTTAAAGCAGTTTTCTTATGACTGAAAGACAGAATCTGCCTTCTAGTGGCTGAGCGAGTCGTTGCAAGTATAGGGGCACGTTTGacatacatacagcacacatacatacaggtaaAAAGAAATGACTAATCATTTCCTTCACGTCTGTACATGCATTTATGTACGTATAGAAGTATATTCAGTGTACAGCGATTGAACAGTATAAACTTACATTCTGGATAAAGTTTCAGGTAACTCTCGAACAATAAGCACTTGCGTAAAAGTACACAATATGCCATAGGCACTACCGTATGGTTAGAAACTGCTTTAAAGTGTCACACAACGTGACCAGTTGTACAGTGTTCACAAACCACACGTTCTACAGACAAACCAAATGAAGTCTCCAACATGCGTCAATATGACAGCTGTACACTGCGTGGGCGTCGAACCAAACTGGACCATATTAAATGGTTTACCACACATGCCTGCATAACATTGTCCGATACATTTGACAAAACCCACAGACACAGGTGCACGTTTAACCAATTTATTCATGAATATACATACACGTACAATTATTGAGTACATTAGTATTTTGTAGCATAGCATTTTGCTTTGACAACAGCTGCTCGTTAGGACCCCAGACAGAATCCAGTTTTATTTCAACAGTCCGACGTCAtcatcatccccccccccccccccagtgaaCGCGTTCTGTAGGCATTATCGAGATTCACCACTACGGCTGCGGGCGCGTGACTATGGCTTTACACTCGCGCGAGTTCGGGACTCGGAGGTTCAGACGGGCAGCGAGGGGGGTCCTGTATTGCTCGAGCTTGCTCCGCTGGGACTCGTTCGTgaccccccacccactccaaACCCTGGGCACAAAATGTAGTTTTGGGTCTCTAAAAACACCCCTTTTCTATGCAAGTTTCATTGGAACCGTCAGGATGTGGCTACAGCGTTTACAAGGCTGCATTCATGGGGAGATGAAAGCGCTAAATACGATTTAGCAGGGCCTCAAAGGGCCTCGCCCATGGGCCAACTCACAGCTGGATTTGGCTAGTTTTTGGTTATCTGTTCAGCACTACCCCCTCCATAAAATCAGACAGTCTTTcccaaagcaaaacattttattcaggtAAGTTGCAGGAGCAAAGGGAAATAACTTGGTTTTAAGGACTTGACAGAGCGACCAGGACCAGTCTGGAGGTGCTTAGCAAAGACAACGAGTGCAGTACATCAAACACAGTTCTGTTCCCTTCAACTGTAAACCTCCATCCTGTGATTTAATCCCGGAAAGTGCTGCAACCCATATTGAACCGTTCACACAAGAGAACAACTCCATCCCCACCAGTTGTACAAAGAGCTACAGAATGGACATTTCCAGTGAAACGGTATTCTAAAGAGCCTTACAAATTAAAAGTACTTGTGCCCCCCCTAACCATCCTCCTTAACTACTCATGACAAAAAGATCTGGAATGAAAGGGATTCATCTCAACATAAGCCAagtgcttgaaaaaaaaatattcacgCACCCTAAATTAAAGCCTAAAGTCCTGCTG carries:
- the LOC118772103 gene encoding pleckstrin homology-like domain family A member 1, with product MRESVSFSPSCRRDPCWRRKTFLHIANIRRRCVRSPLVFRSHGIFSKLPREIGRFVRMLESGVKVLKEGLLEKRSDGLLQLWKKKHCVLTEEGLLLHPPKQHDHLHQHHHHHHHHHHHQHAGELGKVKELHFASMKTVDCVERKGKYVYFTVVMSEGKEIDFRCPQDEGWNAEITLQMVQYKNRQAILAVKSTRQKQQLLVVQLPGHKMIRNAQNVA